Proteins from one Roseovarius nanhaiticus genomic window:
- the def gene encoding peptide deformylase: MKMPILIHPDPRLKKVCAPVDDVTGDVRTLAEDMLETMYHAPGIGLAAPQVGILSRLIVMDCVKEEGAAPKPMVMFNPEVTASSDALNVYEEGCLSIPDQFAEVTRPAEVEVKWIDMDGKEQRAGMDGLWATCVQHEIDHLNGKLFIDYIGPMKRQLITRRMQKLKREQARD, translated from the coding sequence ATGAAAATGCCGATCCTGATCCACCCCGATCCCCGCCTCAAGAAGGTCTGCGCGCCCGTCGATGACGTTACGGGTGATGTGCGAACGCTGGCCGAAGATATGCTGGAAACAATGTATCACGCGCCGGGGATTGGCTTGGCGGCGCCGCAGGTGGGCATTCTCAGCCGCCTGATCGTGATGGATTGCGTCAAGGAGGAAGGCGCAGCGCCCAAGCCGATGGTGATGTTCAACCCCGAAGTGACGGCCAGCAGCGACGCGCTGAATGTCTACGAGGAGGGGTGCCTTTCGATCCCCGACCAGTTCGCCGAGGTGACACGTCCGGCCGAGGTCGAGGTCAAGTGGATCGATATGGACGGCAAGGAACAGCGCGCGGGCATGGATGGCCTTTGGGCGACCTGCGTGCAGCACGAGATCGACCATCTGAACGGCAAGCTTTTCATCGACTATATCGGCCCGATGAAGCGGCAGCTGATCACGCGGCGGATGCAAAAGCTGAAACGCGAACAGGCGCGGGACTAG
- a CDS encoding chromosome segregation SMC family protein, translating into MRFSRLKLNGFKSFVDPTDLIIGAGRTGVVGPNGCGKSNLLEALRWVMGENRPTAMRGGGMEDVIFAGASSRGARNFAEVTIHIDNADRLAPAGFNDSDHIEIVRRITRDVGSAYQVNGKDVRARDVQMLFADASTGSHSPALVRQGQISELINAKPKSRRRILEEAAGISGLYQRRHEAELKLKGAEANLARVDDTVDQLASQLATLARQARQAARYRAIGDELRTAEGLLFYRRWREADEALNVARSELRERTAATARAETVARDAAKARAAADDALPKLREEEAIAAAVLQRLSVQQGSLADQEAAARARIDTLEGRITQLVRDIEREAGLNSDAGDTIKRLEWEQSELAKASEGHEARLEAAAEVAREASHSLQASEADLSALTEDVARLAARHQSAQRLLADSRKTLERSEAEEARARSAVEASRAAMEKAGAEFEVATQAEADALTAAEAAEAALTAADAARSDTQTREAAARAERSEAEGELSAISAEVSALARLLERDTAEGGQILDRLQVQQGYEKALGAALADDLRAPQVGPDGPSGWAELPPYDTPQTLPDGAQPLTQNVSVPDVLARRMGQIGLVDSDDGLRLQPLLKPGQRLVSLEGDLWRWDGYRAWAEDAPSAAALRLEQLNRLETLKQQMAHASARADGARGAHETLGRQLAERTEADKAARAARRAADAAVNDASRALSRAEADRNLAASRMESLGLAVTRHGDEAMAARAQLAEAEKGLADLGDLEAERARAEDMKMTVEAARITMMTRRSAHDELRREGEARLRRSQEVTKELSGWRHRLETAEKRSAELRERKEASEAELAEAASQPETIAAERAAIAVKITEAEARQTAARDTLSAGEGALRQATEAERAAERAAGEAREARARSEARTDAAAEARRSAHQRIADELETSPEALLEQLQMDVDNMPASDAIEAEVNRLKRQRDALGAVNLRAEEDAKEIEEEHGTLIAEKTDLEEAIKALRSGIASLNREGRERLLTAFEQVNSNFAMLFKHLFGGGEANLVLVESDDPLEAGLEIMCQPPGKKLSVLSLLSGGEQTLTALALIFGVFLANPAPICVLDEVDAPLDDANVARFCDLLDEMCRRTETRFLIITHNAVTMSRMDRLFGVTMAEQGVSQLVSVDLKKAEAMVA; encoded by the coding sequence TTGCGCTTTTCCAGGCTCAAACTCAACGGCTTTAAAAGCTTTGTCGACCCGACCGATTTGATCATCGGAGCCGGGCGCACTGGCGTGGTCGGCCCCAATGGCTGCGGCAAGTCGAACCTTCTGGAGGCGCTGCGCTGGGTCATGGGCGAGAATCGCCCCACCGCCATGCGCGGCGGCGGGATGGAGGATGTGATCTTCGCGGGCGCATCGTCCCGTGGCGCGCGCAACTTCGCCGAGGTGACGATCCACATCGACAACGCCGATCGGCTGGCCCCCGCGGGGTTCAACGACAGCGACCACATCGAGATCGTCCGCCGCATCACCCGCGACGTGGGCAGCGCCTATCAGGTCAACGGCAAGGACGTTCGTGCCCGCGATGTGCAGATGCTCTTTGCCGATGCCTCGACCGGCTCGCATTCGCCCGCGCTGGTGCGGCAGGGCCAGATTTCCGAGCTGATCAACGCCAAGCCGAAATCGCGCCGCCGTATTCTGGAGGAGGCAGCGGGCATCTCGGGCCTTTACCAGCGCCGCCACGAGGCCGAGTTGAAACTCAAGGGCGCCGAGGCAAATCTTGCCCGCGTCGATGATACGGTCGACCAACTGGCCAGCCAGCTGGCCACGCTTGCGCGTCAGGCGCGGCAGGCGGCGCGCTATCGTGCGATCGGGGACGAGCTGCGCACCGCCGAGGGGCTGCTGTTCTACCGACGCTGGCGCGAGGCGGACGAGGCGCTGAACGTCGCGAGGTCGGAACTGCGCGAACGCACCGCCGCCACCGCCCGCGCTGAAACCGTCGCACGTGATGCAGCCAAGGCCCGCGCAGCTGCCGATGATGCCCTGCCCAAGTTGCGCGAGGAGGAGGCGATTGCCGCCGCCGTCTTGCAGCGCCTCAGCGTGCAGCAAGGCAGCCTTGCCGATCAAGAGGCCGCTGCCCGCGCGCGGATTGACACATTGGAGGGGCGCATCACGCAGCTGGTGCGCGATATCGAGCGCGAGGCGGGCCTCAACTCGGATGCCGGCGACACGATCAAACGGCTGGAATGGGAGCAATCCGAGCTGGCCAAGGCCAGTGAGGGGCATGAGGCTCGGCTTGAGGCCGCTGCCGAGGTCGCGCGCGAGGCCAGCCACAGTTTGCAAGCCAGCGAGGCGGATTTGAGCGCGCTGACCGAAGATGTTGCGCGGCTGGCCGCCCGCCACCAATCGGCGCAGCGCCTGTTGGCCGATAGTCGCAAGACGCTGGAGCGTAGTGAAGCCGAAGAGGCGCGCGCACGCAGCGCCGTTGAGGCAAGCCGCGCTGCCATGGAGAAGGCAGGCGCAGAGTTCGAGGTGGCCACACAGGCCGAGGCCGACGCGCTGACCGCTGCCGAGGCCGCCGAGGCCGCGCTGACCGCAGCCGATGCCGCGCGGAGCGACACGCAGACGCGCGAGGCCGCCGCGCGCGCAGAGCGCAGCGAGGCCGAGGGCGAGTTGAGCGCGATCAGCGCCGAGGTCTCGGCGCTTGCACGCCTCTTGGAGCGGGATACGGCCGAAGGGGGCCAGATCCTTGATCGCCTGCAGGTGCAGCAGGGCTATGAAAAGGCGCTGGGCGCCGCGCTCGCCGATGATCTGCGCGCACCGCAGGTCGGCCCCGACGGGCCTTCGGGATGGGCCGAATTGCCACCCTATGACACGCCTCAAACCCTGCCCGATGGAGCGCAGCCGCTGACGCAGAACGTGTCCGTGCCCGACGTGCTGGCGCGCCGCATGGGCCAGATCGGCCTTGTCGATTCCGATGACGGCCTGCGCCTTCAGCCCCTTTTGAAACCCGGCCAGCGCCTTGTCAGCCTTGAGGGCGACCTCTGGCGCTGGGACGGCTATCGTGCCTGGGCCGAGGATGCGCCTTCGGCGGCGGCTTTGCGGTTGGAACAGCTGAACCGTCTGGAAACGCTCAAGCAACAGATGGCCCACGCGTCGGCCCGCGCCGATGGCGCGCGGGGTGCGCATGAAACGCTGGGGCGCCAACTGGCCGAGCGGACCGAGGCCGACAAGGCCGCGCGCGCCGCGCGCCGCGCCGCGGATGCCGCCGTCAACGATGCCTCCCGCGCGCTCAGCCGCGCCGAAGCGGACCGCAACCTAGCGGCGTCCAGGATGGAATCGCTGGGCCTTGCCGTCACGCGCCACGGGGACGAGGCGATGGCGGCCCGTGCGCAGCTGGCCGAGGCCGAAAAGGGCCTTGCCGATCTGGGCGATCTGGAGGCCGAGCGTGCCCGCGCCGAGGACATGAAGATGACGGTCGAGGCCGCGCGCATCACCATGATGACGCGCCGCTCCGCCCATGACGAGCTACGCCGCGAGGGCGAAGCGCGCCTGCGCCGCAGCCAGGAAGTGACCAAGGAACTCAGCGGCTGGCGTCACCGCCTGGAGACCGCCGAGAAGCGCAGCGCAGAGCTGCGCGAGCGCAAGGAGGCGTCCGAGGCTGAACTGGCCGAGGCCGCGTCGCAGCCCGAGACCATCGCGGCCGAGCGCGCCGCGATTGCCGTCAAGATTACCGAGGCGGAGGCCCGCCAAACCGCCGCCCGCGATACGCTCAGCGCCGGCGAGGGCGCGTTGCGCCAAGCCACCGAGGCCGAGCGCGCCGCCGAACGCGCGGCCGGCGAGGCCCGCGAGGCCCGCGCGCGCAGCGAGGCGCGCACCGACGCCGCCGCCGAGGCGCGGCGCAGCGCCCATCAGCGCATCGCGGACGAGCTGGAGACATCGCCCGAGGCGCTGCTGGAGCAGTTGCAGATGGACGTGGACAACATGCCCGCTTCCGACGCGATCGAGGCCGAGGTCAACCGGCTCAAGCGGCAGCGCGATGCTCTGGGCGCGGTCAACCTGCGCGCCGAGGAAGATGCGAAGGAGATCGAGGAAGAGCATGGCACGCTGATCGCCGAAAAGACCGACCTCGAAGAGGCCATCAAGGCGCTGCGCAGCGGCATCGCCAGCCTCAACCGCGAGGGGCGCGAGCGGCTCTTGACCGCGTTCGAGCAGGTGAATTCCAACTTTGCCATGCTTTTCAAGCATCTCTTCGGCGGCGGCGAGGCCAATCTGGTGCTGGTCGAGAGCGACGACCCGCTCGAGGCCGGGCTCGAGATCATGTGCCAGCCGCCGGGCAAGAAACTGAGCGTGCTCAGCCTGCTGTCGGGCGGCGAGCAGACACTGACCGCGCTGGCCCTCATTTTCGGCGTATTCCTCGCCAATCCCGCGCCGATCTGCGTGCTGGATGAGGTGGACGCGCCGCTGGATGATGCCAACGTGGCGCGATTCTGTGATCTGCTGGACGAGATGTGCCGGCGCACCGAGACGCGCTTCCTGATCATCACCCATAATGCTGTCACGATGAGCCGGATGGACCGCCTTTTCGGCGTCACGATGGCCGAACAGGGCGTGTCGCAACTGGTCTCAGTCGATCTGAAGAAGGCCGAGGCGATGGTCGCCTAG
- the fmt gene encoding methionyl-tRNA formyltransferase, whose protein sequence is MRIIFMGTPDFSVPVLEALAEAGHEIAAAYCQPPRPAGRGKKDRPTPVHARAAEMGLEVRHPVSLKGEAEQAEFAALGADVAVVVAYGLILPQAVLDAPMRGCLNIHASLLPRWRGAAPIHRAIMAGDAETGVCIMQMEEGLDTGPVLMRQATRIGAEETTGALHDRLSTMGAGLIVEALAQLDTLEPKPQPEAGVTYAAKIDKAEARVDWSGDAVQIDRQIRGLSPFPGAWCDVDGVRIKLLASTLASGAGAPGEVLDAGAGGMIVACGQGAVRLLRLQRAGRGAQDAGEFLRGMAVPVGTRL, encoded by the coding sequence ATGCGTATTATCTTCATGGGAACGCCTGATTTTTCCGTTCCGGTGCTGGAGGCTTTGGCCGAGGCCGGGCACGAAATTGCCGCCGCTTATTGCCAGCCGCCGCGCCCTGCAGGGCGCGGCAAGAAGGACCGTCCCACGCCTGTGCATGCGCGCGCCGCCGAGATGGGGCTGGAGGTGCGCCATCCCGTCTCGCTGAAGGGCGAGGCCGAGCAGGCAGAATTCGCAGCGCTGGGCGCGGATGTCGCCGTGGTCGTGGCCTACGGGCTGATCCTGCCGCAAGCGGTGCTGGATGCGCCCATGCGTGGGTGCCTGAATATCCACGCCTCGCTCCTGCCGCGCTGGCGCGGAGCGGCGCCAATTCACCGCGCGATCATGGCGGGCGACGCCGAAACCGGGGTTTGCATCATGCAGATGGAGGAGGGGCTGGACACCGGGCCGGTCCTGATGCGGCAGGCTACACGGATCGGCGCCGAAGAGACCACGGGCGCCCTGCATGACCGGCTGAGCACCATGGGCGCCGGGCTGATCGTTGAGGCGCTGGCGCAGCTGGATACCTTGGAGCCAAAGCCACAGCCCGAGGCGGGCGTCACTTATGCCGCCAAGATCGACAAGGCCGAGGCGCGCGTCGATTGGAGCGGGGATGCTGTGCAGATCGACCGCCAGATCCGCGGTCTTTCGCCCTTTCCGGGGGCATGGTGCGACGTGGACGGCGTGCGCATCAAGCTGCTGGCCTCGACGCTTGCAAGCGGCGCGGGAGCGCCAGGCGAGGTGCTGGACGCTGGCGCGGGCGGCATGATTGTCGCCTGCGGGCAGGGCGCCGTGCGGCTTTTGCGCTTGCAGCGGGCCGGGCGCGGCGCGCAGGATGCGGGCGAGTTCCTGCGCGGCATGGCCGTGCCGGTGGGCACAAGGCTATAG
- a CDS encoding NAD(P)-dependent oxidoreductase encodes MTQGAFTPGIVPGRLPEADYAENFSDLHPRLDPHEALVAADRCYFCHDAPCITACPTDIDIPLFIRQIATGTPEAAAKTILSQNIMGGMCARVCPTETLCEEVCVREVAEGKPVLIGQLQRYATDTLMEAGIHPFTRAADTGKRIAVVGAGPAGLSCAHRLAMLGHGVTVYDARPKPGGLNEYGIASYKTPDDFAAREVEWLLKIGGITIETGKALGREVTLDEMVSDFDAVFLAIGLGGVNALNLEGEDKDGLRDAVDFIADLRQTGDLSTLPIGRDVVVIGGGMTAVDAAVQAKRLGALNVTLVYRRGRDRMNASVFEQDLAASSGVRIITNASPVAVIGNSAVREIEFEYTDDALKPTGQTFRLAADQVFRAIGQTLEGAGLPDLDGRKIAVTGAGRTSVKGVWAGGDCAAGGDDLTVTAVAEGRDAAMDIHASLTRDA; translated from the coding sequence ATGACACAAGGCGCTTTTACCCCCGGTATCGTCCCAGGTAGACTGCCCGAGGCCGACTATGCCGAAAACTTCTCGGATCTGCATCCGCGGCTGGACCCGCATGAGGCGCTTGTGGCTGCCGACCGCTGTTATTTCTGCCACGATGCGCCCTGCATCACGGCCTGCCCCACCGATATCGACATCCCCCTTTTCATCCGGCAGATCGCCACCGGCACGCCCGAGGCGGCGGCCAAGACGATCCTCAGCCAGAACATCATGGGCGGCATGTGCGCCCGCGTCTGCCCGACCGAAACGCTTTGCGAGGAGGTCTGCGTGCGCGAGGTGGCCGAGGGCAAGCCGGTACTGATTGGCCAGCTGCAACGCTATGCCACCGACACGCTGATGGAAGCGGGCATTCACCCCTTCACGCGGGCTGCGGACACGGGCAAGCGCATCGCCGTCGTCGGCGCCGGGCCCGCGGGTCTATCCTGCGCGCACCGCCTTGCGATGCTGGGTCATGGCGTGACGGTCTACGACGCGCGGCCCAAGCCGGGCGGGCTCAATGAGTATGGCATCGCCAGCTACAAGACGCCGGATGACTTTGCCGCCCGCGAGGTGGAGTGGCTGCTCAAGATCGGCGGCATCACGATTGAGACGGGCAAGGCACTTGGGCGCGAGGTGACGCTGGACGAAATGGTGTCGGATTTCGATGCGGTGTTCCTGGCCATTGGCCTCGGCGGCGTCAATGCGCTGAACCTTGAGGGCGAGGATAAGGACGGCCTGCGCGACGCGGTGGATTTCATTGCCGACCTGCGCCAGACTGGTGATCTGTCGACCCTGCCTATCGGGCGCGACGTGGTGGTGATCGGCGGCGGCATGACTGCCGTGGACGCCGCTGTCCAAGCCAAACGTCTTGGCGCGCTGAATGTCACGCTGGTCTATCGGCGGGGCCGCGACCGGATGAACGCCAGCGTATTCGAGCAGGATCTGGCCGCCTCGTCGGGTGTGCGGATCATCACCAACGCCAGCCCGGTCGCCGTGATCGGCAATAGCGCGGTGCGCGAGATCGAATTCGAATATACGGACGACGCGCTGAAACCCACGGGCCAGACCTTTCGACTTGCCGCAGATCAGGTGTTCCGCGCCATCGGGCAGACCTTGGAGGGCGCGGGCCTGCCCGATCTTGACGGCCGCAAGATCGCCGTGACAGGTGCAGGCCGCACCAGCGTCAAAGGTGTCTGGGCCGGCGGCGACTGTGCAGCGGGCGGCGACGATTTGACCGTGACGGCGGTGGCCGAGGGGCGTGATGCCGCCATGGACATTCACGCCAGCCTGACGCGCGATGCCTGA
- the def gene encoding peptide deformylase: MTVRRCIPWPDKRLRTPATPVDAITDEIRAHWDDMIDTMEAMPGVGLAAPQIGVMLRLAVVDASEARGQAIRMANPEVLHASVQMRPHEEASPNLPGLSALVARPRAVTVRYMNEAGEMEERDFVHLWATSVQHQIDHLNGRMYYDRLTKLRRDMFLRRARKVIG; this comes from the coding sequence ATGACCGTGCGCCGCTGCATTCCCTGGCCGGACAAGAGGCTGCGCACGCCTGCCACGCCGGTCGACGCGATCACGGACGAGATCCGCGCGCACTGGGACGACATGATCGATACGATGGAGGCGATGCCGGGCGTCGGCCTTGCCGCGCCGCAGATCGGCGTGATGCTGCGCCTTGCCGTCGTCGATGCCAGCGAGGCGCGCGGACAGGCGATCCGCATGGCCAATCCCGAAGTGCTTCATGCCAGCGTTCAGATGCGCCCGCATGAGGAGGCAAGCCCCAACCTGCCCGGTCTCTCGGCGCTGGTGGCGCGGCCCCGCGCGGTGACGGTCCGCTACATGAACGAGGCGGGCGAGATGGAAGAGCGCGATTTCGTGCATCTCTGGGCCACATCGGTGCAGCACCAGATCGACCATCTGAACGGGCGCATGTATTATGATCGGTTGACCAAGCTGCGCCGCGACATGTTCCTGCGCCGCGCACGTAAAGTGATAGGTTAG
- a CDS encoding lytic murein transglycosylase, translating to MHLLPFLAALMALAVPGIAPAQQGAPCGGGFSDFVADLRSEAAARGHDPAGADRFFAGVKQDAAVLRADRAQGVFLKPFTEFAQRLISSNRLNTGRAKGQEMDAIFDRIEAEYGVSRGVLLAFWAFETDFGGFQGDFNTLNALVTLAHDCRRPALFRPQIFAALTLYEQGDFDPDRTTGAWAGEIGMVQMLPQDILDNGVDGDGDGHVSLKTSAPDALMSGGRMLQHLGWRANEPWLQEVTLPANLDWSQTGLRTTKTGAEWAAMGVTARDGALAPELPANLLLPEGRGGPAFVAYPNFRVLFEWNQSYTYVLTAAYFATRLEGAPVMRLGDPDPGLDLAQMKRLQEKLAARGHDVGGIDGILGAGTRAAVQDVQAELGLPADAWPTRALLDRL from the coding sequence ATGCATCTTTTGCCTTTTCTCGCCGCACTCATGGCCCTTGCCGTGCCCGGCATAGCCCCCGCCCAGCAGGGCGCTCCCTGTGGCGGTGGCTTCAGCGATTTCGTCGCGGATTTGCGCAGCGAGGCCGCCGCCCGCGGGCACGACCCCGCCGGCGCCGATCGCTTTTTCGCGGGGGTGAAACAGGATGCAGCGGTGCTGCGCGCCGACCGCGCACAGGGCGTCTTTCTAAAGCCGTTCACGGAATTCGCGCAGCGCCTGATCTCATCGAATCGGCTCAACACCGGGCGTGCCAAGGGACAGGAAATGGACGCGATCTTCGACCGGATCGAGGCGGAGTATGGTGTCAGCCGCGGCGTGCTGCTGGCATTCTGGGCGTTCGAGACCGACTTCGGCGGCTTCCAGGGCGATTTCAATACGCTGAACGCGCTGGTCACCCTAGCCCATGATTGCCGCCGCCCTGCCCTTTTCCGCCCGCAGATCTTCGCGGCGCTCACCCTATACGAGCAGGGCGATTTCGACCCGGACCGCACCACCGGCGCCTGGGCGGGCGAGATCGGGATGGTGCAGATGCTGCCGCAGGATATCCTCGACAATGGCGTCGATGGCGATGGCGACGGGCATGTCTCGCTCAAGACTTCCGCGCCCGATGCGCTGATGTCCGGGGGCCGGATGCTGCAGCATCTGGGCTGGCGCGCGAACGAGCCGTGGCTGCAGGAGGTCACTCTGCCCGCGAATCTCGACTGGTCGCAGACCGGGCTGCGCACGACCAAGACAGGCGCCGAATGGGCCGCGATGGGCGTCACTGCCCGCGACGGCGCGCTGGCGCCCGAGCTGCCTGCCAACCTCCTGCTGCCCGAGGGGCGCGGCGGGCCAGCCTTTGTCGCCTACCCGAATTTCCGCGTCCTTTTCGAGTGGAATCAAAGCTACACCTACGTTCTGACCGCCGCATACTTCGCCACCCGGCTGGAAGGCGCGCCGGTCATGCGATTGGGTGATCCCGATCCGGGACTCGATTTGGCGCAGATGAAGCGTCTGCAGGAAAAGCTGGCGGCGCGCGGCCATGATGTGGGCGGGATCGACGGTATTCTGGGCGCCGGAACGCGCGCTGCGGTGCAGGATGTGCAGGCCGAATTGGGCCTGCCCGCCGATGCCTGGCCCACCCGGGCACTCCTGGACCGCCTCTAG
- a CDS encoding GNAT family N-acetyltransferase: MLIIEPMNPLAPGPHALLTQSHAMMQELFEPEENYFLGFEALCAPEVHFVGAREGGEILGTGALVAMDGYGEVKSMFTANAARGRGVAAAILRALEDHARDAALPLLRLETADVLAGAVRLYERHGYKRCGIFGDYAPNDVSVYMEKTL; this comes from the coding sequence ATGTTGATTATCGAGCCCATGAACCCTCTCGCGCCCGGCCCGCACGCTCTGCTGACGCAAAGCCATGCGATGATGCAAGAGCTGTTCGAGCCCGAGGAAAATTACTTCCTGGGCTTCGAAGCCCTCTGTGCGCCCGAGGTGCATTTCGTCGGCGCCCGGGAGGGTGGCGAGATTCTGGGCACCGGCGCGCTTGTGGCAATGGACGGCTACGGCGAGGTCAAATCGATGTTCACCGCAAATGCGGCGCGCGGGCGCGGTGTGGCTGCCGCAATTCTACGCGCGCTCGAAGATCATGCACGCGACGCGGCACTACCCCTGTTGCGGCTTGAAACCGCCGATGTGCTGGCGGGTGCGGTCCGTCTCTACGAGCGGCACGGATACAAACGCTGCGGCATATTCGGCGATTACGCGCCGAACGATGTCAGCGTTTATATGGAGAAAACACTCTAG
- the cbiB gene encoding adenosylcobinamide-phosphate synthase CbiB, which produces MTIAAIMALAMALDAAFGEPRWIWSRVPHPAVLMGRAIDALEAALNRGTWRRAKGVLALAVLCAGAWGAGAMIAWAGDVASVIAAAILLAQRSLVDHVAEVARALRRSLEDGRRAVAMIVGRDTGAMSEADVSRAAIESASENFSDGVIAPLFWLAIAGVPGLVLYKAVNTADSMIGHRTPRHAAFGWASARLDDLLNLAPARLSAALIALLTRPRPAWAGIVLDAHRHRSPNGGWPEAAMARSLNVALSGPRAYGGAMQDYPFVHPEGMRAPGPAQVDAAVRMLWRAWSVVFICACVAALLL; this is translated from the coding sequence ATGACCATCGCCGCCATCATGGCGCTTGCCATGGCGCTGGACGCCGCCTTTGGCGAGCCGCGCTGGATCTGGTCGCGCGTGCCGCATCCCGCCGTCTTGATGGGCCGGGCCATTGACGCGCTGGAGGCCGCGCTGAACCGCGGGACGTGGCGCCGGGCCAAAGGTGTGCTCGCGCTTGCGGTGCTCTGCGCTGGTGCCTGGGGCGCCGGCGCGATGATTGCCTGGGCCGGCGATGTGGCAAGCGTAATCGCCGCAGCCATCCTCCTCGCGCAGCGCTCCCTCGTCGATCACGTGGCCGAGGTCGCCCGCGCCCTGCGCCGCAGCCTTGAGGACGGGCGCCGCGCCGTCGCCATGATTGTGGGCCGCGACACGGGAGCCATGAGCGAGGCCGATGTCAGCCGCGCGGCCATCGAGTCGGCATCCGAAAATTTCAGCGATGGCGTCATCGCGCCACTGTTCTGGCTGGCCATCGCGGGAGTGCCGGGCCTCGTGCTTTATAAGGCCGTCAATACCGCCGACAGCATGATCGGCCACCGCACCCCGCGCCATGCGGCCTTTGGCTGGGCCTCGGCCCGGCTCGATGATCTGCTCAACCTTGCCCCTGCCCGCCTCAGCGCCGCGTTGATCGCACTGCTCACCCGGCCCCGCCCGGCCTGGGCCGGTATCGTGCTGGACGCGCACCGCCACCGCTCGCCCAATGGCGGCTGGCCAGAGGCGGCGATGGCGCGCAGCCTGAATGTCGCCCTGTCGGGGCCGCGGGCCTATGGCGGCGCGATGCAGGACTATCCCTTCGTCCATCCCGAGGGGATGCGCGCACCCGGACCCGCCCAGGTCGACGCGGCGGTTCGGATGCTCTGGCGCGCCTGGAGCGTGGTTTTCATCTGTGCTTGCGTGGCGGCCCTCCTGCTGTGA
- a CDS encoding MalY/PatB family protein produces MNFDEIIDRVGTHSSKWDMMEPIYGVCPEGGIAMWVADMDFRPPACVSEAIARMQDHGIYGYYGEEGAYRAAIQWWMKERHGWSVDKNAIFTTHGLVHGTAMCLDAFTAPGDGVVLFTPVYHAFARTIKASGREVVECELALEDGRYVMDFDRYDTQMTGRETMLILCSPHNPGGRVWTREELEGVAAFARRHDLILVSDEIHHDLVMPGHHHTAMALIDGLQDRLVMMTATTKTFNIAGSHTGNVIISDEKLRARFAARMAAMGISANSFGLFMTEAAYSPEGAAWVDALCAYIDGNRKIFDEGIGKIPGVRSMPLEATYLAWVDFTGTGMTADEATARVQKGARIAANHGPSFGTGGENHMRFNLATPRARVAEAVARMQDAFADLQ; encoded by the coding sequence ATGAATTTTGACGAGATCATCGACCGGGTGGGCACCCATTCCAGCAAATGGGACATGATGGAGCCGATCTACGGCGTCTGCCCCGAAGGCGGGATCGCGATGTGGGTGGCCGACATGGATTTCCGCCCGCCTGCCTGTGTGTCCGAGGCGATCGCCCGGATGCAGGACCATGGCATCTACGGCTATTATGGTGAAGAGGGCGCATATCGCGCCGCGATCCAGTGGTGGATGAAAGAGCGTCACGGCTGGAGCGTCGACAAGAACGCGATCTTTACCACACATGGCCTCGTCCACGGCACCGCGATGTGCCTTGACGCCTTCACCGCACCCGGCGATGGGGTCGTGCTCTTTACGCCCGTTTATCACGCCTTCGCCCGCACCATCAAAGCGTCGGGGCGCGAGGTGGTCGAATGCGAACTGGCGCTTGAAGATGGCCGCTACGTCATGGATTTCGATCGCTATGACACACAGATGACGGGCCGCGAGACGATGCTGATCCTTTGCTCGCCGCACAATCCAGGTGGCCGCGTCTGGACCCGCGAAGAGCTGGAGGGCGTGGCGGCCTTCGCTCGGCGGCACGACCTGATCCTCGTCTCGGACGAGATCCATCATGATCTCGTAATGCCGGGACACCATCACACCGCGATGGCCCTGATCGACGGGCTCCAGGACCGGTTGGTGATGATGACCGCGACGACCAAGACCTTTAACATCGCCGGCTCGCATACGGGCAATGTCATTATCTCCGATGAGAAGCTGCGCGCACGGTTTGCCGCGCGCATGGCGGCGATGGGCATCTCGGCCAATTCCTTTGGTCTCTTCATGACCGAGGCCGCCTACTCCCCCGAGGGAGCCGCATGGGTCGACGCGCTCTGCGCGTATATCGACGGTAACCGCAAAATCTTTGATGAGGGCATCGGCAAAATACCGGGCGTGCGCTCCATGCCGCTCGAGGCGACGTACCTGGCTTGGGTCGATTTTACCGGCACCGGCATGACAGCGGACGAAGCAACCGCACGCGTTCAGAAGGGCGCGCGCATCGCAGCAAATCACGGGCCCAGCTTTGGCACCGGAGGGGAGAACCACATGCGGTTCAACCTTGCCACCCCGCGCGCGCGTGTCGCCGAGGCTGTGGCGCGGATGCAGGACGCGTTTGCCGATTTGCAGTGA